In the genome of Altererythrobacter sp. TH136, one region contains:
- a CDS encoding malonic semialdehyde reductase: MIKQFHQPLGDAALDQLFREARTYNDWLDQPVTDAQLHAIWDLAKMGPTSANMLPARIVWVKSDEPKQTLASLAGGTNPGKILAAPVTAIIGYDIDFHEHLPELFPHADAKSWFEGNEPLRNEGAFRNSSLQGAYFIIAARALGLDTGPMSGFDNAGVDAAFFADQPRVRSNFICSVGYGDPASVFDRSPRPAFDKFNRIV; this comes from the coding sequence ATGATCAAGCAGTTCCACCAGCCGCTCGGTGACGCGGCGCTCGACCAGCTGTTCCGCGAAGCGCGCACTTACAACGACTGGCTCGACCAGCCGGTCACCGATGCGCAGCTGCATGCGATCTGGGACCTCGCCAAGATGGGCCCTACGTCAGCCAATATGCTGCCCGCGCGGATCGTGTGGGTGAAATCGGACGAACCCAAGCAGACGCTCGCCAGCCTCGCGGGCGGCACCAACCCCGGCAAAATCCTCGCGGCGCCGGTCACCGCGATCATTGGCTACGACATCGATTTTCACGAGCATCTGCCCGAACTGTTTCCCCATGCCGACGCGAAAAGCTGGTTCGAGGGCAACGAACCGCTGCGCAACGAAGGCGCGTTCCGCAACTCTTCGCTGCAGGGTGCATATTTCATCATCGCGGCGCGGGCGCTGGGGCTCGACACCGGGCCGATGTCGGGCTTCGATAACGCCGGCGTCGATGCGGCGTTTTTTGCCGACCAGCCGCGCGTGCGATCCAACTTCATCTGCTCGGTCGGCTATGGCGATCCGGCGAGTGTCTTCGATCGTTCGCCGCGCCCTGCCTTCGACAAGTTCAACCGCATCGTTTGA
- a CDS encoding MucR family transcriptional regulator yields the protein MDNTENDTSEMLITLTSDIVAAHVSNNTISVEEVPALISTVYTALANLGGSAPVEEERPEPAVTVRASVKRDHLVCLEDGKKMKMLKRHLMTEHGMTPDDYRQRWGLNADYPMVAPEYAETRRDLAKKIGLGRKPGQKRGRRKKTAAA from the coding sequence ATGGATAACACTGAAAACGACACGTCGGAGATGCTGATCACGCTCACTTCCGATATCGTCGCAGCGCACGTCAGCAACAACACCATTTCTGTCGAAGAAGTGCCGGCGCTTATCTCGACAGTCTACACCGCGCTCGCAAACCTGGGCGGCAGTGCTCCGGTTGAGGAGGAGCGTCCCGAACCTGCGGTCACCGTCCGCGCTTCCGTCAAGCGCGATCACCTCGTCTGCCTGGAAGACGGCAAGAAGATGAAGATGCTCAAGCGTCACCTGATGACCGAGCATGGCATGACACCTGACGACTATCGCCAGCGCTGGGGCCTCAATGCCGATTATCCGATGGTCGCGCCCGAATACGCCGAAACCCGCCGCGACCTGGCGAAGAAGATCGGGCTGGGCCGCAAACCTGGTCAAAAGCGCGGTCGCCGGAAGAAGACCGCTGCCGCCTGA
- a CDS encoding 3-deoxy-7-phosphoheptulonate synthase class II, with translation MTQEWTPDSWQAHEARHLPNYLDRAALAEVEATLAHYPPLVFAGEARALKADLAEVAGGRGFLLQGGDCAESFAEFHPNYIRDTFRVLLQMAVVLTFASKRPVVKVGRMAGQFAKPRSAPTETQGEVTLPSYLGDNINGIDFTPESRANDPQRMVRAYSQAAATLNLLRAFAGGGYANLRQVHRWTLDFMDRSPWADKFQDVADRIGESLDFMEACGVNPETLPQLERTTFYTSHEALLLPYEQALTRQDSLTGDWYDCSAHMVWIGDRTRFPGSAHIEFCRGIGNPLGMKCGPSLAADDLIRLLDILNPTREPGRITLISRFGDDKVEAGLPPLVRAVGREGHPVVWSCDPMHGNVIKSNSGYKTRPFDRILREVRGFFAVHRAEGTHAGGIHVEMTGQDVTECVGGAVAISHEALGDRYHTHCDPRLNAAQSIELAFMLAEMLNQEASTRPAVAA, from the coding sequence GTGACACAGGAATGGACCCCCGATAGCTGGCAGGCGCACGAAGCCCGCCACTTGCCCAACTACCTCGATCGTGCCGCGCTGGCAGAGGTCGAAGCGACGCTGGCGCACTATCCACCGCTGGTATTCGCGGGAGAGGCGCGCGCGCTGAAAGCCGACCTGGCGGAAGTCGCCGGGGGCCGCGGGTTCCTGCTGCAAGGCGGCGACTGCGCCGAAAGCTTCGCCGAGTTCCACCCCAATTACATCCGCGACACCTTCCGCGTCCTGCTGCAGATGGCGGTTGTCCTGACTTTCGCCAGCAAGCGACCGGTGGTGAAGGTCGGACGTATGGCGGGACAGTTTGCCAAGCCCCGCAGCGCGCCGACCGAAACGCAGGGCGAGGTCACGCTCCCAAGCTATCTGGGCGACAATATCAACGGCATCGATTTCACGCCCGAAAGCCGCGCCAACGATCCCCAGCGGATGGTGCGCGCCTATTCGCAAGCCGCGGCCACGCTCAATCTGCTGCGCGCGTTTGCCGGGGGCGGGTATGCCAACCTGCGCCAGGTGCACCGCTGGACGCTAGACTTCATGGACCGCAGCCCGTGGGCCGACAAGTTCCAGGACGTGGCCGACCGGATCGGTGAATCGTTAGATTTCATGGAGGCCTGCGGCGTCAATCCCGAGACGCTGCCGCAGTTGGAGCGGACGACCTTCTACACCAGCCACGAGGCGCTGTTGCTGCCGTATGAGCAGGCGCTTACCCGGCAGGACAGCCTGACCGGCGATTGGTACGATTGTTCGGCGCACATGGTGTGGATCGGCGATCGGACGCGATTTCCCGGCAGCGCACATATCGAATTCTGCCGCGGCATCGGCAACCCGCTGGGCATGAAGTGCGGGCCCAGTCTCGCTGCAGATGACCTTATCCGCCTGCTCGACATCCTCAATCCGACGCGTGAGCCAGGCCGGATCACCCTGATCAGCCGGTTCGGCGACGACAAGGTCGAAGCCGGCTTGCCGCCGCTCGTTCGGGCGGTCGGACGCGAAGGCCATCCGGTGGTGTGGAGCTGCGATCCTATGCACGGAAACGTGATCAAATCGAACAGCGGCTACAAGACCCGGCCGTTCGACCGCATTCTGCGCGAGGTTCGGGGCTTTTTCGCGGTACACCGGGCGGAAGGCACGCATGCGGGCGGCATTCATGTCGAAATGACGGGACAGGACGTGACCGAGTGTGTCGGCGGTGCGGTGGCCATCAGCCACGAAGCGCTCGGCGATCGGTATCATACGCACTGCGATCCGCGTCTCAACGCCGCGCAGTCGATCGAGCTGGCATTCATGCTTGCTGAGATGCTCAATCAGGAAGCAAGCACCCGGCCGGCCGTGGCAGCATAG
- a CDS encoding Fur family transcriptional regulator, whose amino-acid sequence MHQPIDLEQLCAERGLRITEQRRVIARVLSESDDHPDVELLHKRAAAIDPKISIATVYRTVRLFEEAGILDRHDFGDGRARYEAAPEAHHDHLIDVESGKVIEFVDPELEALQRQIAAKLGYRLVDHRMELYGVRLDRED is encoded by the coding sequence TTGCACCAGCCGATCGACCTTGAACAACTGTGCGCCGAGCGCGGCCTGCGGATCACCGAGCAGCGGCGCGTGATCGCGCGCGTGCTGTCGGAAAGCGACGATCATCCGGACGTCGAACTGCTGCACAAGCGCGCTGCCGCCATCGACCCGAAGATTTCGATCGCAACCGTGTACCGCACGGTCCGACTGTTCGAGGAGGCCGGGATTCTGGACCGGCACGATTTCGGCGACGGCCGCGCCCGCTATGAAGCGGCCCCCGAAGCGCACCATGACCATCTGATCGACGTGGAAAGCGGCAAGGTGATCGAATTCGTAGATCCGGAACTGGAAGCTCTCCAGCGTCAGATCGCGGCGAAGCTTGGCTATCGGCTGGTCGATCACCGGATGGAGCTTTACGGGGTCCGGCTCGACCGCGAAGACTGA
- the tsaB gene encoding tRNA (adenosine(37)-N6)-threonylcarbamoyltransferase complex dimerization subunit type 1 TsaB — protein sequence MRTLAIDCATEACSVALIDEGGLIAADHRVLGRGHAEHLVPMIAALPERGRADRIVVSLGAGSFTGVRIGIATAKALGYAWSAPVFGYPTLALVAAIASEDEGWSSLTVCMSGGHGEWFVQDFVRHGRPDGDLASCTPQAAVARGGDRPLAGSQAAALAEVLEHRVPARDQLPDASRIGLLDPALFSPVVTPIYGRGPDARLPA from the coding sequence ATGCGTACCCTGGCTATCGACTGTGCGACCGAAGCGTGTTCCGTCGCGCTGATCGACGAAGGCGGTCTCATCGCGGCCGATCACCGGGTGCTGGGACGCGGTCATGCGGAACACCTAGTGCCGATGATTGCCGCTCTTCCCGAACGAGGCCGGGCCGACCGTATCGTCGTCTCGCTGGGCGCGGGCAGCTTTACCGGCGTCCGGATCGGCATCGCCACGGCCAAGGCGCTCGGGTACGCGTGGAGCGCTCCTGTGTTCGGCTATCCGACGCTGGCGCTGGTGGCGGCGATCGCATCAGAGGACGAAGGTTGGTCGTCACTGACCGTCTGCATGAGCGGCGGGCACGGGGAATGGTTTGTGCAGGACTTTGTCCGCCACGGCCGGCCGGATGGCGACCTCGCGTCATGCACCCCGCAAGCGGCCGTCGCTCGCGGCGGGGACCGACCCCTAGCGGGATCGCAGGCAGCCGCATTGGCGGAGGTCCTCGAACATCGTGTTCCCGCGCGCGATCAGTTGCCCGACGCCTCCCGCATCGGCCTGCTCGATCCAGCGCTGTTCAGCCCGGTCGTGACGCCCATCTATGGCCGTGGCCCCGACGCGAGACTTCCTGCGTGA
- a CDS encoding NifU family protein, with protein MFIETETTPNPASLKFLPGRQVMPSGTREFVDPESAEASPLAEALFDTGEVTNVLLGSDFIAVTAAPGVDWSQLKPQVVAVLLDHFVSGAPLFVGGGAGGISVPPEADLIVEEDPADADIVAQINELLESRIRPAVANDGGDIVYRGYRDGVVHLQMQGACAGCPSSTATLKHGIEGLLKHYIPEVAEVRAA; from the coding sequence ATGTTCATCGAGACCGAAACCACGCCTAACCCGGCGAGCCTGAAGTTCCTTCCCGGCCGGCAGGTCATGCCGTCCGGCACCCGCGAATTCGTCGACCCTGAAAGCGCCGAGGCGAGCCCACTGGCGGAGGCGTTGTTCGACACCGGCGAAGTCACGAACGTGCTGCTGGGCAGCGACTTCATCGCCGTGACCGCCGCGCCGGGCGTGGACTGGAGCCAACTCAAGCCGCAGGTCGTCGCCGTGCTGCTCGACCATTTCGTGTCAGGCGCGCCGCTGTTCGTCGGCGGCGGGGCCGGCGGGATTTCGGTGCCCCCCGAAGCTGACCTCATCGTCGAAGAAGATCCGGCAGATGCCGACATCGTCGCGCAGATCAACGAACTGCTCGAATCGCGCATCCGCCCCGCCGTCGCCAACGATGGCGGCGACATCGTCTATCGCGGCTACCGCGACGGGGTGGTGCACTTGCAAATGCAAGGTGCCTGCGCGGGCTGCCCATCCTCGACCGCGACTCTCAAACACGGCATCGAAGGGCTGCTCAAGCACTACATCCCCGAGGTCGCGGAAGTGCGCGCCGCCTGA
- a CDS encoding insulinase family protein, translating to MTLLPRAVRHLAPLLPLVLLASPVPAQDGSAPPAPKSLQTGEQTPWIYRGSDVPRDKEWQFGEMPNGLRYAVRHNGVPPGQVSIRVRIDAGSIHETDSEQGFAHLIEHMTFRESKYLADGAAIATFQRLGATFGSDTNAETTPTQTVYKLDVPDATPAKLEEVFKLLSGMIEAPALSAKGLSEDRPIVLAEMRERAAAAQRVAEESRKTIFAGQRLANRLPIGTEATLNAATPAAVKAFHKRWYRPENAVVVVAGDSDARTLAGLVEKYFGGWKGVGPHTPAPDFGDPKAPAGADPANPVGETQVLVEPDLPRSLTYAVMRPWRPVNDTIKYNEGLLLDSLAQSIINRRLESRARTGGSYLYAQVNQEDVSRTADATFVTFAPLTEDWSAALSDVRAVIADALANPPTQEEIDREMAEFDVAFASSVEQRAVLAGSKLADDVVQAVDIRETVAAPETVLTVFRGMKDQFTPANVLAHTRSLMTGDVIRSVYVTPDASEATPAALRAALLAPVEADGSARVAAKSISFTDLPPLGTPQQPSSTAPLGLLDIQRVAFPNGTTALLWSNNGEPGRVTVKARFGAGWRSFAPEDAVYAKLGESALVSSGLGELGQEELDRISNGRKMGFDFEIDDGVFDFTAQTREADLADQLYLFAAKLATPRWDANPVQRAKAASKLAYESYSTSPSGVLQRDLQYRLYDRDPRFATPTAAQLDSATPAGFRRVWEPLLKQGPVEVLIFGDFKMADAVAALSRTFGALPPRAAIPAATLARSVTVASSAQPEVLFHRGDSNQAAAVIAWPTGGGVASLPESRQLQILTELFNNRLLEEMRERTGASYSPQVSSDWPVDIATGGTVSAAATVRPQDVPAFFAATDQIARDLVANPPTADELARVTEPLKQSISRASTGNTFWLWQLEGASTDPQRVRLLRSLLNDYTQTTPQAMQALAAKYLTGRQPFRLAVIPQGQTLATQVEGQSASVSR from the coding sequence ATGACATTGCTCCCGCGTGCCGTTCGGCATCTCGCGCCCCTGCTCCCTCTCGTCCTCCTGGCCTCGCCGGTTCCAGCGCAGGATGGCTCCGCACCACCAGCGCCGAAGTCGCTTCAGACAGGCGAGCAGACCCCGTGGATCTATCGCGGCAGCGATGTCCCGCGCGACAAGGAATGGCAGTTCGGCGAAATGCCCAATGGTCTGCGCTATGCGGTACGTCACAACGGGGTGCCGCCGGGCCAGGTGTCCATCCGGGTGCGCATCGATGCCGGGTCGATCCACGAGACCGATTCCGAGCAGGGCTTTGCTCACCTGATCGAGCACATGACCTTCCGCGAGAGCAAGTATCTCGCCGATGGCGCGGCGATCGCCACGTTCCAGCGGCTGGGCGCTACCTTCGGCAGCGACACCAACGCGGAGACGACGCCCACGCAGACGGTTTACAAGCTCGACGTGCCCGATGCCACTCCGGCGAAGCTCGAAGAGGTGTTCAAGCTGCTGTCCGGCATGATCGAGGCGCCGGCGCTTTCCGCCAAGGGGTTGTCGGAAGACCGCCCCATCGTGCTCGCCGAAATGCGGGAGCGCGCTGCCGCCGCGCAGCGGGTGGCCGAGGAGAGCCGCAAAACGATCTTTGCCGGTCAGCGTCTGGCGAACCGCCTGCCGATCGGCACCGAAGCCACGCTCAACGCCGCGACGCCCGCCGCGGTAAAGGCGTTCCACAAGCGCTGGTACCGACCGGAAAATGCCGTGGTGGTGGTTGCCGGCGACAGCGACGCCCGCACCCTGGCAGGATTGGTGGAGAAATACTTTGGCGGTTGGAAGGGCGTCGGCCCGCACACCCCGGCGCCTGACTTCGGCGACCCCAAGGCTCCCGCCGGTGCCGATCCCGCCAACCCGGTGGGCGAAACCCAGGTGCTGGTCGAACCCGACCTGCCGCGCAGCCTGACATACGCGGTCATGCGGCCGTGGCGCCCGGTGAACGATACCATTAAGTACAACGAAGGGCTGCTGCTCGATTCGCTGGCGCAGTCGATCATCAACCGGCGGCTTGAATCGCGCGCCCGAACGGGCGGGTCCTATCTTTACGCGCAGGTAAATCAGGAAGACGTCAGCCGGACGGCGGACGCGACGTTCGTCACGTTCGCCCCGCTGACCGAAGACTGGTCGGCCGCGCTGAGCGACGTCCGGGCGGTGATCGCCGACGCGCTCGCGAATCCGCCGACGCAGGAAGAGATCGATCGCGAGATGGCCGAATTCGACGTGGCCTTCGCCAGTTCGGTCGAGCAGCGCGCGGTTCTGGCCGGCTCCAAGCTTGCGGACGACGTGGTGCAGGCGGTGGACATTCGCGAGACGGTGGCCGCGCCCGAAACGGTGCTGACCGTTTTTCGCGGGATGAAGGACCAGTTCACGCCCGCCAATGTGCTCGCGCACACGCGTTCGTTGATGACGGGCGACGTGATCCGGTCGGTGTACGTGACGCCGGACGCTTCCGAAGCCACCCCCGCAGCGCTGCGTGCGGCGTTGCTTGCGCCGGTCGAAGCTGACGGCAGCGCGCGGGTGGCGGCCAAATCCATTTCGTTCACTGACCTGCCGCCGCTCGGCACCCCGCAGCAGCCCAGTTCGACGGCTCCGCTTGGCCTGCTCGATATCCAGCGGGTGGCCTTTCCGAACGGCACGACCGCGCTGCTGTGGTCCAACAACGGCGAACCCGGGCGGGTGACGGTGAAGGCACGGTTCGGTGCTGGCTGGCGCTCGTTCGCTCCGGAAGACGCCGTCTATGCGAAGCTTGGTGAAAGCGCGCTGGTGAGTTCCGGCCTTGGGGAACTGGGGCAGGAGGAGCTCGACCGGATCAGCAATGGCCGCAAGATGGGCTTCGATTTCGAGATCGACGACGGGGTATTCGATTTTACCGCGCAGACGCGTGAGGCCGACCTGGCCGATCAACTTTATCTGTTCGCCGCCAAGCTGGCGACGCCGCGGTGGGACGCCAATCCGGTCCAGCGTGCCAAGGCTGCGTCCAAGCTGGCTTACGAAAGCTATTCAACCAGCCCGTCGGGGGTACTGCAGCGCGATCTGCAATACCGGCTGTACGACCGCGACCCACGGTTTGCGACGCCGACCGCCGCGCAGCTTGATTCCGCCACGCCAGCAGGCTTCCGCAGGGTGTGGGAGCCGCTGCTCAAGCAAGGGCCGGTCGAGGTCCTGATCTTCGGTGATTTCAAGATGGCCGACGCCGTCGCGGCACTTAGCCGAACATTCGGGGCACTGCCGCCGCGCGCGGCGATCCCGGCCGCGACGCTCGCCCGCAGCGTCACCGTCGCGTCTTCCGCGCAGCCGGAAGTGCTGTTCCATCGCGGAGACTCGAACCAGGCGGCAGCGGTGATCGCCTGGCCGACCGGCGGAGGTGTCGCCTCGCTGCCGGAATCGCGCCAGCTCCAGATCCTGACCGAATTGTTCAACAATCGCCTGCTCGAGGAGATGCGCGAACGGACCGGAGCGAGTTATTCGCCGCAGGTGTCAAGCGATTGGCCGGTGGACATCGCGACCGGCGGCACGGTCTCGGCGGCGGCCACCGTCCGGCCGCAGGATGTGCCGGCGTTCTTCGCCGCGACCGACCAGATCGCGCGCGATCTGGTGGCCAATCCGCCAACCGCGGACGAGCTTGCCCGAGTGACCGAACCGCTCAAGCAGTCGATCAGCCGCGCATCGACCGGCAACACGTTTTGGTTGTGGCAGCTGGAGGGGGCGAGCACCGATCCGCAGCGCGTGCGGCTGCTGCGATCGTTGCTGAACGATTACACCCAGACCACTCCCCAGGCGATGCAGGCGCTGGCGGCGAAATACCTGACGGGGCGCCAACCCTTCCGGCTTGCCGTGATCCCTCAAGGGCAGACGCTCGCCACTCAGGTGGAAGGTCAGTCGGCCAGCGTCTCGCGCTAA
- a CDS encoding lysophospholipid acyltransferase family protein has product MAHALPVRRIHPLGWGLIGFRLLLMLGLLLACTPLHLLWRLLNLGRWWPRVFLSGIGMIAGLHLRIEGRPVKGALLLANHVSWLDIPALAHATGSAFVAHDGLAAFPFLKWLCEMNDTVFIARHDRASIGRQVQQVRDAMAGRGCLTVFPEGTTSDGTGLLPFKSALLSALDPLPPGAVVQPVLIAYEDAVQIAWVGEEHGLDNFKRILARLRPVRLTLRFLTPLEDTALADRKAISATARSRLAEALAR; this is encoded by the coding sequence ATGGCTCACGCGCTCCCCGTTCGGCGCATTCACCCCCTGGGGTGGGGGCTGATCGGCTTTCGCCTGCTTCTCATGCTGGGGTTGCTGCTGGCGTGCACGCCGCTGCACCTGCTGTGGCGTTTGCTGAACCTGGGCCGCTGGTGGCCGCGGGTATTTCTCTCCGGCATCGGGATGATCGCTGGACTGCACCTGCGGATCGAAGGTCGGCCGGTCAAGGGCGCACTGCTGCTCGCGAACCACGTCAGTTGGCTCGACATACCTGCCCTCGCCCACGCGACCGGCAGCGCGTTCGTCGCCCATGACGGACTGGCGGCATTTCCGTTTCTGAAGTGGTTGTGCGAGATGAACGACACGGTGTTCATCGCGCGCCACGACCGAGCGTCGATCGGCCGCCAGGTCCAGCAGGTCCGCGATGCCATGGCCGGGCGCGGCTGCCTGACCGTGTTTCCGGAAGGCACGACCAGCGACGGCACCGGCTTGCTGCCGTTCAAGTCGGCTCTCCTGTCCGCGCTCGATCCGCTGCCGCCGGGCGCGGTGGTCCAGCCGGTGCTGATCGCCTATGAAGACGCAGTGCAGATCGCCTGGGTTGGCGAAGAGCACGGACTGGACAATTTCAAGCGAATCTTGGCGCGGCTGCGGCCGGTTCGGCTGACGCTCAGGTTCCTCACCCCGCTCGAAGACACCGCGCTTGCCGATCGCAAGGCAATCTCCGCCACCGCGAGAAGCCGACTGGCCGAGGCGCTGGCGCGCTAG
- a CDS encoding GNAT family N-acetyltransferase translates to MNEDDLDRIMAVMDAAFDPAWAEAWTRRQIADSLAFAHTHCRLIAADGVAPSGSAPAAGFTLVRAAPGEEELLLIGVVPGHRGKGLGRLLLEQVMADARSRGADRVFLEMRFNNPAEQLYRAMGFQPIGRRKDYYRLPDGSKLDAITFGVAI, encoded by the coding sequence GTGAACGAGGATGATCTCGATCGCATCATGGCGGTGATGGACGCGGCTTTCGACCCTGCGTGGGCGGAGGCATGGACCCGCCGTCAGATCGCGGACTCACTGGCGTTTGCGCACACGCACTGCCGCCTGATTGCCGCCGATGGTGTGGCGCCTTCGGGCAGCGCACCTGCAGCCGGGTTCACGCTCGTCCGCGCAGCACCCGGTGAGGAAGAGCTGCTGTTGATCGGGGTCGTGCCCGGGCATCGGGGCAAGGGACTGGGACGGCTCCTGCTCGAGCAGGTCATGGCCGATGCCCGAAGTCGGGGCGCCGATCGGGTGTTCCTGGAAATGCGGTTCAATAACCCGGCCGAACAACTTTACCGGGCCATGGGTTTTCAGCCGATCGGCCGGCGCAAGGATTACTACCGCCTGCCTGACGGCAGCAAGCTGGACGCAATTACATTCGGCGTCGCGATCTAG
- the egtB gene encoding ergothioneine biosynthesis protein EgtB, whose translation MPQPLTIHAQQTPRTLADRFAETRALSVALAEPLSDADATIQSMDDASPAKWHLAHTTWFWETFLLRDHLPGYRRWRDDWPYLFNSYYEAEGARHARSRRGMLSRPSLAEILDWRDHVTHSIMEMLDRPEHAPLIELGIAHEQQHQELLLTDIKHALFQNPLGPAMWGAPSAREPAREASGWQEHPGGIALVGHERGDFAFDNEGPRHRVLLEPFALSSGLVSNREWQSFIEEGGYRTASLWLSDGWGWVQGEQISAPLYWREDQQFTHSGWQARDPDAPVTHISFYEADAFAAWAGARLPTEFEWEAAAQSHDPAAGNQLDDAAPPLPRGGHNLFGDCWQFTRSAYLPYPRFRTAEGAVGEYNGKFMSGQVVLKGASCATPRGHSRTSYRNFFYPHQRWQFTGLRLAKDI comes from the coding sequence GTGCCCCAGCCCCTGACGATTCACGCTCAGCAGACGCCGCGGACTCTAGCCGATCGCTTCGCTGAAACGCGCGCGCTCAGCGTCGCGCTCGCCGAGCCGCTCAGCGATGCCGATGCCACGATCCAGTCGATGGACGATGCAAGTCCGGCCAAGTGGCATCTGGCGCATACCACCTGGTTCTGGGAGACGTTCCTGCTGCGCGATCACTTGCCCGGTTATCGGCGGTGGCGCGACGATTGGCCGTACCTGTTCAATTCCTATTACGAGGCGGAAGGTGCCCGGCACGCGCGTTCGCGCCGGGGCATGTTGTCGCGCCCCTCGCTCGCCGAGATCCTCGACTGGCGGGACCACGTCACGCACTCGATCATGGAAATGCTTGACCGGCCCGAACACGCGCCACTGATCGAGCTGGGCATAGCGCACGAGCAGCAGCACCAGGAATTGCTGCTGACCGACATCAAGCACGCACTGTTCCAGAACCCCCTCGGCCCTGCGATGTGGGGTGCCCCTTCCGCCCGAGAGCCTGCGCGTGAGGCGTCCGGTTGGCAGGAACATCCGGGCGGCATCGCACTGGTGGGTCACGAGAGGGGCGATTTCGCGTTCGACAACGAAGGCCCGCGGCACCGGGTCCTGCTAGAGCCGTTCGCGCTGTCCTCCGGCCTGGTGTCGAACCGCGAATGGCAGTCGTTCATCGAGGAGGGCGGGTATCGCACCGCGTCGTTGTGGCTGTCCGATGGCTGGGGATGGGTTCAAGGCGAGCAAATCTCGGCGCCGTTGTACTGGCGCGAGGACCAGCAGTTTACCCACTCGGGCTGGCAGGCTCGCGATCCGGATGCGCCGGTGACGCACATCTCGTTTTACGAAGCGGATGCCTTTGCTGCCTGGGCCGGTGCGCGATTGCCGACCGAGTTCGAATGGGAGGCAGCGGCGCAAAGCCACGACCCGGCCGCCGGCAACCAGCTCGACGACGCCGCACCGCCGCTGCCGCGTGGTGGCCACAACCTGTTCGGCGACTGCTGGCAGTTCACTCGCTCTGCGTACTTGCCCTATCCGCGCTTCCGGACAGCGGAGGGCGCAGTCGGGGAATACAACGGCAAGTTCATGAGCGGCCAGGTGGTCCTTAAGGGCGCCAGCTGCGCGACGCCGCGCGGCCATTCCCGCACCAGTTACCGCAACTTCTTCTACCCTCATCAACGCTGGCAGTTCACCGGCCTGCGGCTCGCGAAGGACATCTGA